TCCCGATGTCCTCGGCCGCAAAAATCACCATGCGGCGGGCAATGAAGAGCGGGTCTTCCCCGGCTTCGAGCATGCGCATCATCCAGTACACGGCTGCGTCGGGGTCGCTGCCGCGCAAGCTTTTGATGAAGGCTGAAATGACGTTGTAGTGTTCTTCGCCCGCTTTGTCGTACAACAGGGCGCGGTGCTGCGCTGCTTCCTCGGCCAAGGCGAGATCGATCCGCGCTCGACCGCGCACACCGGCAAGCTCGGCCGCCGACTCCAGCACGTTGTACGCTACGCGCGCATCTCCCTGTGCCTGCTCCGCGATAAACCGGAGAGCTTCGGGCTCGATCTCCAGGTGGCGCCCGCCCAAGCCGCGCTCCGGATCCGCGAGCGCCCGGCGCAACAGGATCTCGATGTCCGCGATGCTCAATGGCTCCAACACCAACACGCGGCAGCGGGAAAGCAAAGGCGCGATGATCTCGAACGAGGGATTTTCCGTGGTCGCGCCAATCAACGTTAGCGTTCCGTCCTCCACGTACGGCAAGAAGGCATCTTGCTGCGCTTTATTGAAGCGGTGGATCTCGTCCACGAACAGCACGGTTTGCCGGCCGTACAGACGTTGGTTCTCTCGGGCTCGATCGATGATGGCACGCAGCTCCTTCACGCCCGAGAGCACAGCGGAAAATTGCACGAAGTCCGCCCGCACGTGCTGCGAGAGCAGCAAGGCCAGCGTTGTTTTGCCGCAGCCGGGAGGCCCCCAAAAAATCAGCGACGGAAGCTTCCCGGTGTACAGAAGTTCGCTCAAGAGGTGCCCCCGACCCAGCAAATGTTGCTGGCCGACG
This sequence is a window from Candidatus Binatia bacterium. Protein-coding genes within it:
- the rarA gene encoding ATPase AAA; its protein translation is MAKRKPVRGEPDLFAAQGEALRRREAPLAERMRPRSLEEFVGQQHLLGRGHLLSELLYTGKLPSLIFWGPPGCGKTTLALLLSQHVRADFVQFSAVLSGVKELRAIIDRARENQRLYGRQTVLFVDEIHRFNKAQQDAFLPYVEDGTLTLIGATTENPSFEIIAPLLSRCRVLVLEPLSIADIEILLRRALADPERGLGGRHLEIEPEALRFIAEQAQGDARVAYNVLESAAELAGVRGRARIDLALAEEAAQHRALLYDKAGEEHYNVISAFIKSLRGSDPDAAVYWMMRMLEAGEDPLFIARRMVIFAAEDIGNADPRALLIAVAAKDAVHFVGLPEGRIPLAQAATYLATAPKSNAAYRAMLAATADVRAHGPLPVPLHLRNAPTQLMRDLGYGKNYEYAHDFPEHFTDQPHLPDLLRERTYYEPSDQGEEKRIGERLARWRERRRKRAGDEK